A region from the Triticum urartu cultivar G1812 chromosome 1, Tu2.1, whole genome shotgun sequence genome encodes:
- the LOC125540828 gene encoding cytochrome P450 716B1-like has translation MVAVALVLVTASAIAIHLLTTRSKKKSKVPPGSLGLPVIGHTLGFLRSLRGNTSDRWIQDRINRYGPVSKLSLFCTPTVLLAGGPAANKMLFFSGMLRQRQARSVHRIIGEKSILDLHGDEHCRIRGALMEFLKPDMLREYVGRVDAKVRQHLEEKWYGRSTVTVQPLMRQLTFEVITSLLFGLEAGAERDALAEDLVRMLEGMFSIAVNLPLTRFSRSLKASRRVRQLLEGITVDKQAKLRHGKASPNNDLITRLLSLTDQQGNQLLTNQEIVENSMVALIAGHDSTSVLITFMVRQLANDPVNLARMVQEQQEIAKNKAHGEPLAWEDLTKMKFTWRVAQETLRLVPPLFGSFRTAIQDMEFKGYCIPKGWQVYLSSTGTHMDPTIFHEPAKFDPSRFESAMPPCSFMAFGGGPTICPGMEFAKMGTLVTMHHLVTHFKWKLCCKENTYARDPFPAALHGLPIKLEQYM, from the exons ATGGTAGCAGTAGCACTCGTCTTGGTCACGGCCTCGGCCATAGCCATCCACCTCCTGACCACCAGATCCAAGAAGAAATCGAAGGTGCCCCCTGGCTCCCTTGGCTTACCGGTGATCGGTCACACCCTTGGCTTCCTCCGTTCCCTCCGCGGCAACACCTCCGACCGGTGGATACAGGACCGGATCAACAGGTATGGGCCGGTTTCCAAGCTATCGCTCTTCTGCACGCCGACGGTTCTCCTGGCGGGGGGGCCGGCGGCCAACAAGATGCTCTTCTTCAGCGGCATGCTTCGGCAGAGGCAGGCCCGGTCCGTCCACCGTATTATCGGGGAGAAGAGCATCCTCGACCTGCACGGCGACGAGCACTGCCGCATCCGCGGGGCACTAATGGAGTTCCTCAAGCCCGACATGCTCAGGGAGTATGTCGGGAGGGTTGACGCCAAGGTGAGGCAGCACCTAGAGGAGAAGTGGTACGGCCGCTCCACCGTGACGGTGCAGCCACTCATGAGGCAGCTCACGTTCGAGGTCATAACCTCGCTGCTCTTCGGCCTCGAGGCCGGGGCCGAGCGGGACGCCCTGGCAGAGGACTTGGTGCGCATGCTGGAGGGCATGTTCTCCATCGCCGTGAACCTGCCCTTGACGCGCTTCAGCCGGAGCCTCAAGGCCAGCCGAAGGGTTCGGCAGCTGCTGGAGGGGATCACCGTCGACAAGCAGGCTAAGCTGCGACACGGCAAGGCCTCGCCCAACAACGACCTCATCACCCGCCTGCTCAGCCTCACGGACCAACAGGGCAACCAGCTGCTGACCAACCAGGAGATCGTCGAAAACAGCATGGTCGCCCTGATTGCCGGCCATGACTCCACCTCTGTACTCATCACTTTCATGGTCCGGCAACTTGCCAATGATCCGGTCAACCTCGCCCGGATGGTGCAAG AGCAACAAGAGATTGCAAAGAACAAAGCTCATGGAGAGCCCCTGGCCTGGGAAGACCTCACAAAGATGAAGTTCACATGGCGGGTCGCACAGGAGACACTTCGCCTCGTCCCTCCACTATTCGGCAGCTTCAGAACAGCAATCCAAGACATGGAGTTCAAAGGCTACTGCATCCCAAAAGGATGGCAG GTGTATTTGTCGTCGACCGGAACGCACATGGACCCGACCATCTTCCATGAGCCTGCCAAGTTCGACCCCTCCCGGTTCGAGTCCGCCATGCCACCATGCTCCTTCATGGCGTTCGGTGGCGGCCCCACAATATGCCCTGGTATGGAGTTTGCCAAGATGGGAACATTGGTGACCATGCACCACCTGGTGACACACTTCAAATGGAAGCTTTGCTGCAAGGAGAACACTTACGCCAGGGACCCCTTCCCCGCGGCATTGCATGGGCTGCCCATAAAACTCGAGCAGTACATGTGA